In Schaalia sp. JY-X169, the following are encoded in one genomic region:
- a CDS encoding carbohydrate ABC transporter permease, which yields MQAVETGAKRSLFSRKGTGNPELERESRMMSPPTRRNLTGWAFLIPAATLIAIMSFYPMFQAFILSLQTGKGSRMTWGEPLWANYARLFQDPIFKLTLFNTFIYLIIQVPIMLVLAMVLANLLNNPNLKFKGFFRTAIFLPAAVSLVSYSLVFRTLFATDGTINNILKSIGLISSNIDWLGQPGTARAVIIIGLLWRWTGYNMIFYLAALQNVDPATLEAARLDGAGPIKTFWYVTVPQLKPMIVLTAIMSTNGTLQLFDEPFNLTKGGPANTTMSMSQYLYNTAFNLNDNFGYASAISYAILILVAILAFIQMRIGDKRD from the coding sequence GTGCAAGCAGTTGAAACCGGAGCGAAACGCTCCCTCTTTTCTCGGAAGGGGACAGGTAATCCCGAACTGGAACGGGAGAGCCGGATGATGTCACCCCCAACCCGTAGAAATCTCACCGGCTGGGCCTTCTTGATCCCCGCCGCCACGCTCATAGCAATCATGAGCTTCTACCCCATGTTCCAGGCCTTCATCCTGTCGTTGCAGACAGGCAAGGGCTCTCGAATGACCTGGGGGGAGCCGCTGTGGGCAAACTATGCGCGTCTCTTTCAAGACCCCATCTTCAAACTGACGCTTTTCAACACCTTCATCTACCTGATCATTCAGGTTCCGATCATGCTGGTCCTAGCGATGGTGCTGGCGAACCTGCTCAACAATCCGAACCTGAAGTTCAAGGGCTTCTTCCGAACCGCGATCTTCCTACCGGCTGCCGTATCGCTGGTTTCATACTCACTGGTGTTCCGAACCCTGTTCGCAACGGACGGCACGATCAACAACATTTTGAAGTCGATCGGGTTGATAAGTTCCAACATTGACTGGTTGGGTCAGCCGGGAACTGCACGCGCTGTCATCATCATTGGTCTGCTGTGGCGCTGGACCGGCTACAACATGATCTTCTATTTGGCTGCCCTGCAGAACGTGGATCCGGCAACACTTGAGGCTGCTCGCCTTGACGGCGCAGGGCCTATCAAGACGTTCTGGTACGTGACCGTGCCGCAGCTCAAACCCATGATTGTTCTTACGGCAATCATGTCTACGAACGGAACACTGCAGCTGTTCGATGAACCGTTCAACCTGACAAAGGGTGGGCCCGCAAACACGACCATGTCGATGTCGCAGTACCTGTACAACACGGCATTCAACCTGAACGACAACTTTGGCTATGCCTCAGCGATCTCATACGCGATTCTGATTTTGGTCGCGATTCTTGCGTTTATCCAGATGAGGATTGGTGACAAGCGTGACTAA
- a CDS encoding ABC transporter substrate-binding protein — translation MKSIRKKSLLAAAAVLPLSLGLAACGGGDGGGSESGDASGDGGNELTVWAWDPAFNIRAMQEAEKIYQQDHPDFKLNIVETPWDDLQTKLTTLAMSDTLEELPDIFLIQNNATQKNVINYPEIFGSMTGGPVDFAEFPKAVVDYSVIDGENYAVPFDSGTAITALRTDVLAEAGLTIDDFTDITWDEFIEKGEAVLAATGKPLLSGVRAEADTIMMMLQSSGASLFDAEGNPTINSPEVKVVLEQYAKLIESGVMIEKNSWDEYIGSFVNDEVAGTVNGIWIVGSIQTAEDQSGKWAITNVPKLDGVAGATNYTANGGSSWAISSSGNQELAMDFLAATFAGSTELFDTILPETGAVTNWIPAGSSPVYQEPQPFFSDQPIFEMVVGFGEKVPSNNTGAYYYEGRNAIGVASTEYLGGADLDTALANAQQQVEFAMQ, via the coding sequence ATGAAATCGATTCGCAAGAAGTCTCTGCTTGCCGCAGCGGCTGTCCTTCCGCTCAGTCTTGGTTTAGCCGCGTGCGGTGGAGGAGATGGGGGAGGGTCCGAGTCTGGCGACGCGTCCGGTGACGGCGGCAACGAACTCACCGTTTGGGCGTGGGACCCAGCATTCAACATCCGTGCAATGCAGGAAGCTGAGAAGATCTACCAGCAGGACCATCCTGATTTCAAGCTCAACATCGTTGAAACGCCGTGGGATGACCTTCAGACCAAGCTAACAACTTTGGCCATGTCAGACACTCTTGAAGAGCTGCCTGACATCTTCCTGATCCAGAACAATGCCACACAGAAGAACGTCATCAACTATCCGGAAATCTTCGGTTCCATGACTGGTGGCCCAGTTGACTTCGCGGAGTTCCCCAAGGCCGTTGTCGACTACTCCGTGATTGATGGAGAGAACTACGCTGTCCCATTTGACTCGGGCACCGCAATCACCGCGCTTCGAACCGATGTTCTTGCGGAGGCCGGCCTAACCATTGATGACTTCACTGACATCACGTGGGATGAGTTCATTGAGAAGGGCGAGGCCGTTCTGGCAGCTACGGGCAAGCCTCTCCTTTCCGGTGTGCGGGCTGAAGCTGACACCATCATGATGATGCTGCAGTCCTCGGGCGCCTCGCTGTTCGATGCTGAGGGAAACCCGACCATCAACTCCCCTGAAGTGAAGGTCGTCCTGGAGCAGTACGCGAAGCTCATCGAGAGCGGCGTGATGATTGAAAAGAACTCGTGGGATGAATACATCGGTTCATTCGTCAATGATGAGGTTGCTGGCACGGTAAATGGCATTTGGATTGTTGGCTCGATCCAAACCGCTGAAGATCAGTCCGGTAAGTGGGCAATCACCAACGTTCCGAAGCTCGACGGGGTAGCTGGTGCGACTAACTACACCGCCAACGGTGGGTCATCATGGGCAATTTCGTCCTCGGGTAACCAGGAACTAGCAATGGACTTCCTGGCGGCTACGTTTGCTGGCTCAACAGAGTTGTTCGACACGATCCTCCCCGAGACGGGCGCAGTGACGAACTGGATCCCTGCGGGATCATCGCCTGTCTACCAGGAGCCACAGCCGTTCTTCAGCGACCAGCCCATCTTCGAGATGGTTGTTGGATTTGGTGAGAAGGTGCCAAGCAACAACACCGGCGCCTACTACTACGAAGGTCGCAACGCTATCGGTGTTGCTTCGACAGAATACCTAGGCGGAGCAGACCTCGACACCGCGCTTGCAAACGCGCAGCAGCAGGTTGAGTTCGCAATGCAGTAG
- a CDS encoding LacI family DNA-binding transcriptional regulator, with product MRASRKSGSKQKPASLGDVARLAGVSPQTASRVSTGSSQVARDTEARVREAMEQLDYTPNPAARSLRGGEYKAIGVVTQQVERTGESLMTSGIVNEAEKRGYTVTLVQISHSDPAELQRAADRLADLPIDGLIIVRIGHVSTGPVALPPRLPVTACDTKMSDQYPSVNADERQGVKDVMEHLLELGHTTIGHLAGPADSYPSVMREKAFQQELKDANQPEGVVWRGDWSIQSGYSAGAEIAKDPDVTTVFCANDEMAFGLLRYFEEHGVRVPEDISVAGFDGTALAKFSTPPLTTVDQNFHLFTKRAVDQLLAQIRGTRPVTLEPELIPVSLVIRESTAARPAVIR from the coding sequence GTGCGTGCCTCAAGAAAGTCCGGCTCCAAACAGAAGCCTGCCTCCCTGGGTGATGTGGCTCGCCTTGCGGGCGTTTCTCCGCAAACCGCATCCCGTGTCTCCACCGGGTCATCCCAAGTCGCACGCGATACAGAAGCGCGTGTGCGCGAGGCAATGGAGCAGCTCGATTACACCCCAAATCCCGCGGCACGCTCGCTTAGAGGTGGTGAATACAAGGCAATCGGGGTTGTGACGCAACAGGTGGAGCGCACCGGAGAATCTCTCATGACATCCGGGATAGTCAACGAGGCCGAGAAGCGCGGGTACACCGTGACACTGGTTCAAATCAGCCACTCCGACCCCGCCGAACTCCAACGGGCCGCAGACCGCCTTGCTGATCTCCCCATTGACGGTCTCATCATCGTCCGCATCGGTCACGTTTCCACAGGCCCAGTGGCATTGCCGCCACGGCTTCCAGTCACAGCATGTGACACAAAGATGTCGGACCAGTACCCCAGTGTTAATGCCGACGAACGGCAGGGCGTCAAGGATGTCATGGAGCACCTGCTCGAGCTGGGTCACACCACGATCGGCCATCTGGCCGGTCCCGCTGACTCATATCCGTCAGTAATGCGAGAAAAGGCCTTCCAACAAGAACTCAAGGATGCCAACCAACCAGAGGGAGTGGTTTGGCGTGGTGACTGGAGTATCCAGTCGGGATACTCCGCGGGTGCAGAAATCGCCAAGGATCCCGATGTGACCACTGTCTTCTGCGCGAATGATGAAATGGCCTTCGGCCTGCTGCGCTACTTTGAGGAGCATGGTGTACGCGTTCCCGAGGACATCTCTGTCGCAGGATTCGACGGCACCGCCCTCGCAAAGTTCTCCACCCCACCCTTGACCACCGTTGACCAGAACTTCCACCTCTTCACGAAGCGGGCGGTCGATCAGCTTCTGGCTCAGATACGGGGAACACGTCCCGTCACATTGGAGCCGGAACTGATTCCTGTATCCCTGGTCATTAGAGAGTCAACGGCAGCCAGGCCCGCTGTGATTCGCTGA
- a CDS encoding NUDIX hydrolase — MRTSVAETLTEAYGIAADPGALFEEYLDFARDPANTYRGTASGEHFTASGFVFNLTREKVLLCFHKKGQFWVQFGGHIEPEDDSLLEAATREVKEESGLANLRPLLPYPAELNRHELSDAFGKCRAHWDVGFAFEATEGEDVLVSDESEDVRWWPIRALPANAAPLLGQRITAGLAAVDSLMTRDTGISSGSNVTGRVPRI; from the coding sequence ATGCGGACTTCTGTTGCCGAAACGCTCACGGAAGCGTATGGAATAGCTGCGGATCCAGGTGCTCTTTTCGAGGAGTACCTGGATTTCGCGCGGGACCCTGCGAACACGTACCGCGGCACAGCCTCCGGCGAACACTTCACGGCCAGCGGCTTCGTCTTCAATCTGACCCGGGAAAAGGTCCTGTTGTGTTTCCATAAGAAGGGACAGTTCTGGGTGCAGTTTGGTGGGCATATTGAGCCCGAGGATGACTCTCTACTGGAGGCAGCAACCCGTGAGGTGAAGGAAGAGAGTGGACTTGCGAACCTGCGACCACTGCTTCCATACCCGGCGGAACTTAACCGGCACGAACTATCAGATGCTTTTGGGAAGTGTCGCGCGCACTGGGACGTAGGTTTCGCTTTCGAGGCGACCGAGGGCGAGGACGTGCTGGTCAGCGATGAGAGCGAGGACGTGCGCTGGTGGCCCATCCGCGCTCTGCCAGCGAACGCGGCTCCTTTGCTCGGTCAGCGAATCACAGCGGGCCTGGCTGCCGTTGACTCTCTAATGACCAGGGATACAGGAATCAGTTCCGGCTCCAATGTGACGGGACGTGTTCCCCGTATCTGA
- a CDS encoding alpha-galactosidase, giving the protein MAPKPENYHLICGGTSLIAHVPRFGLPRVLYWGPAVGELSEVQLESFAAAQVPYTYGSTADTAPALSLCPQQSEGWSGTPGLVGSRGGIALFPLFETLSATTDDLDNGSRAITFDSVDAESNVRLVTMLELTPSGLLRTRAELTNIGEDGYALDSLLLALPTPSAETQVIDQTGHHLRERDIQTHDFTIGTHAQALHMNRGHAASSIHGTCANGAGWRSGSVHYIHVAWSGNTRSLAEKDTLGFQTLMGGQLLLPGEVGLNAGQTYTSPWIYATWGEGLDEAAGRIHDYLRARPNHPAAPRPVTFNAWEAIYFDHSLPRLLELADAAAQIGAERFVLDDGWFGSRRDDTAGLGDWVISEDVWPDGLTPLADAVHKNGMQFGLWFEPEMINPDSDAARAHPEWILKPATHMPIEARQQQVIDLTNPEAFEHVRGQMLAVLDQTPIDYIKWDFNRDMHEAVSQRSGRPVYNDQVKATYALMEALLEAHPELEIESCAGGGGRIDLEMMNRAVRIWASDCIDPLERVLIEAGTALLLPPELVGSHVASQVSHTTGRNLNLTLRAATAMFSHMGIEWDLTQASDDDRAELAAWVTFHKKIRPLLHTGRVVHADHPDDGYWVHGVVAPDRSEAVYSITRVATSAQRPTPPLCLPGLDATASYTVSELLPEGAEATVAGYGGAQVPWWGGDLHLTGSALGLGGIRFPDLNPEQVILLRIVATPSEGAQSKELSS; this is encoded by the coding sequence ATGGCTCCCAAACCAGAGAACTACCATTTGATCTGCGGCGGAACCTCGTTGATTGCCCATGTTCCTCGCTTCGGGTTGCCTCGGGTTCTCTACTGGGGTCCGGCCGTGGGGGAGCTTTCTGAGGTCCAGCTGGAGAGTTTTGCCGCGGCGCAGGTTCCCTACACCTACGGCTCAACTGCAGACACAGCTCCGGCACTATCTTTGTGTCCGCAACAAAGTGAGGGCTGGTCTGGTACGCCAGGTTTGGTGGGCTCCCGCGGTGGGATCGCCCTCTTCCCCCTCTTTGAAACCCTGTCCGCCACGACAGACGACCTCGACAACGGAAGTCGCGCAATCACCTTTGATTCCGTCGACGCAGAGTCGAACGTCCGACTGGTGACAATGTTGGAACTCACCCCTTCCGGGCTTCTTCGCACCCGCGCAGAGCTCACCAACATCGGCGAGGACGGCTACGCACTTGACTCGCTACTTCTGGCTCTTCCAACCCCGAGCGCGGAGACCCAGGTGATCGACCAGACGGGCCACCACCTGCGGGAGCGAGACATCCAAACCCACGACTTCACCATTGGGACGCACGCCCAAGCTCTCCACATGAACCGCGGTCACGCGGCCTCTTCCATTCATGGAACCTGCGCGAACGGCGCGGGTTGGCGCAGCGGGTCCGTCCACTACATTCACGTCGCTTGGTCGGGGAATACCCGCAGCCTGGCTGAGAAGGACACCCTTGGTTTCCAGACTCTGATGGGAGGCCAACTCCTGCTCCCAGGTGAGGTGGGCCTCAACGCCGGGCAAACCTACACGTCACCGTGGATCTACGCGACTTGGGGGGAGGGGTTGGACGAGGCCGCTGGGCGCATCCATGACTACCTGCGCGCACGCCCGAACCATCCCGCCGCCCCACGTCCGGTAACCTTCAACGCCTGGGAGGCGATCTACTTCGATCATTCGCTTCCCCGCCTGCTTGAGTTGGCGGATGCCGCGGCACAGATTGGTGCTGAGCGTTTCGTCCTCGACGACGGATGGTTTGGAAGCCGCCGTGACGACACCGCAGGACTGGGGGACTGGGTGATTTCCGAGGACGTCTGGCCGGACGGACTCACCCCACTAGCGGACGCGGTCCATAAGAACGGGATGCAGTTTGGCCTGTGGTTTGAGCCGGAAATGATCAACCCTGACTCTGATGCGGCCCGCGCCCACCCGGAATGGATCCTCAAACCAGCGACCCACATGCCCATAGAGGCACGCCAACAACAGGTCATTGACCTAACAAACCCGGAAGCGTTTGAGCATGTGCGTGGCCAGATGTTGGCCGTCTTGGACCAGACGCCGATCGACTACATTAAGTGGGATTTCAACCGCGACATGCACGAAGCGGTTTCCCAGCGTTCCGGTCGCCCGGTCTACAACGACCAGGTCAAAGCAACGTATGCACTGATGGAAGCACTCCTCGAAGCACACCCTGAACTTGAGATTGAGTCATGTGCGGGCGGCGGCGGCCGCATCGACCTCGAGATGATGAACCGAGCCGTGCGGATCTGGGCCTCGGACTGTATCGACCCCCTAGAGCGCGTCCTGATTGAGGCCGGTACGGCCCTGCTACTTCCCCCGGAGCTGGTCGGCTCCCATGTTGCCTCCCAGGTCTCTCACACCACCGGGCGCAACCTCAACCTGACGTTGCGGGCTGCGACCGCCATGTTCTCTCACATGGGAATTGAATGGGACCTAACTCAGGCCAGCGACGATGACCGCGCTGAACTTGCTGCCTGGGTGACCTTTCACAAGAAGATCCGCCCCCTTCTGCACACGGGACGCGTGGTTCACGCCGACCACCCGGACGACGGCTACTGGGTCCACGGTGTCGTAGCGCCCGACCGTAGTGAAGCGGTGTACTCGATCACCCGTGTGGCGACCTCGGCTCAACGCCCAACTCCGCCACTGTGCCTGCCTGGCCTTGACGCAACCGCCAGTTACACGGTCTCCGAGCTTCTTCCCGAGGGCGCCGAGGCGACCGTTGCTGGTTACGGAGGGGCGCAGGTGCCCTGGTGGGGAGGTGATTTGCACCTGACTGGAAGCGCCTTGGGGCTGGGTGGTATCCGCTTCCCGGACCTGAACCCGGAACAGGTGATTCTGCTTAGGATCGTTGCAACGCCCAGTGAGGGAGCTCAGTCGAAGGAGTTGAGTAGCTGA
- a CDS encoding protein-L-isoaspartate O-methyltransferase, producing the protein MQNGGMVDDALAFALVGAPRELFLPAGQRAHADADVPLPIGYGVTNSQPTTVFNMLELLDVARGARVLDVGAGSGWTSALLAELVGESGEVYAVERIPQLVERSREALAPWPQVEVHQSVEGVLGLPDQGPFDRILVSAMARDLPRELVDQLGPGGVLVVPVASVMVAVRKDPEGRITSSNHGFYSFVPLIP; encoded by the coding sequence CTGCAGAATGGAGGGATGGTGGACGATGCACTCGCTTTCGCACTAGTTGGGGCGCCTCGCGAACTATTTCTTCCTGCTGGTCAGCGTGCCCATGCCGATGCCGATGTTCCCCTACCCATTGGCTACGGCGTCACCAACTCTCAACCAACTACCGTGTTTAACATGCTTGAACTGCTGGATGTGGCCCGCGGTGCGCGCGTCCTCGATGTCGGTGCCGGATCGGGTTGGACAAGCGCCCTGCTGGCTGAACTGGTCGGGGAATCGGGAGAGGTTTATGCGGTGGAGAGAATCCCGCAGCTGGTCGAGCGTTCCCGAGAAGCGCTCGCACCGTGGCCTCAGGTTGAAGTGCACCAATCCGTCGAGGGCGTCCTCGGCCTTCCGGATCAGGGCCCGTTTGATCGCATTCTGGTCTCTGCGATGGCGCGGGACCTGCCACGGGAACTGGTCGACCAGTTGGGGCCTGGAGGCGTGTTGGTTGTTCCCGTCGCATCCGTGATGGTGGCCGTCCGCAAGGATCCTGAAGGTCGGATAACCTCCAGTAATCACGGCTTTTACAGTTTTGTTCCGCTGATTCCGTGA
- a CDS encoding HNH endonuclease signature motif containing protein → MTSPIEGIVEGRAIPAASFSAGPAADVPAGLVGVITDLAAVGAGLPAITDIMGAPNSQVLELAQITAVLVKRLQAIGTGCAGVLDQRLKSGALHGGAMAGFTGGAALVRDLTGCSITEARARLRLAEATLPQTHPSTDPGSCNDLASNAAGSGSGPEVGSGGVPVRGATFELVASALETGGLSEAGALRIVDTLTQHDKRGGTHTWDMEGQLVGTALGLPGDNRNYHDVAQHLHNNNLPTRNTPTTTGTDTDTGTGAGTGTGTGTGTGIGLGPASVGFSGAHLDEIRRACSQAADLWDPRQIVEADYHTTSKRFLTIGQEAHGLIPLRANLTPEIAAHLETMLNTITSPRTRHHWDPTNQANSSDNAHSSGDQAHNSSSGPARTHSSNSGDQASNSSDNAGGVWDQRSPAQKRHDAFASIITVASTAATHTTNLIKTGQPGTPLLGGSGTVVMMQTSRQALQNRRPGLIHTNQGPLTISNLAIEHAACTGAIQFYATDPQGKITELGNTQRVFTNHQKRVILARDGGCIIPGCDTPAQWCEVHHVTPHAQGGKTHTDNGVLLCHGHHRHIEHGPWNIQMKNGLPQIKPPHWKDPTQKWQPTTRVLPPQTSAPPDQTSAPPDRHWAA, encoded by the coding sequence TTGACCAGTCCTATAGAGGGCATCGTTGAGGGCAGGGCGATCCCGGCGGCCAGCTTCTCAGCCGGACCTGCAGCGGACGTTCCGGCGGGTTTGGTTGGGGTCATTACTGATTTGGCCGCGGTGGGAGCCGGTTTACCGGCGATCACTGACATCATGGGGGCGCCCAACTCGCAGGTTTTGGAGTTAGCCCAGATTACTGCCGTGTTGGTCAAGCGCTTGCAAGCCATTGGTACCGGGTGTGCGGGAGTTCTAGATCAACGTTTGAAGAGTGGGGCCCTCCATGGTGGGGCCATGGCCGGATTCACCGGGGGCGCTGCACTGGTACGGGACCTAACCGGTTGCAGTATTACCGAGGCCCGCGCCCGCCTCCGCCTCGCCGAAGCAACCCTGCCGCAAACCCACCCCTCCACTGACCCTGGCAGCTGCAATGACCTCGCTAGCAACGCTGCTGGCAGTGGCAGTGGCCCTGAGGTTGGCAGTGGCGGTGTTCCGGTGCGTGGCGCAACATTTGAGTTAGTAGCCTCCGCCCTTGAAACTGGGGGGCTTAGTGAAGCAGGCGCCCTCCGCATTGTTGACACTCTGACCCAACATGACAAACGCGGTGGCACCCACACCTGGGACATGGAAGGTCAACTAGTTGGAACCGCCCTCGGCCTACCAGGTGACAACCGCAACTACCACGATGTTGCCCAACACCTCCACAACAACAATCTCCCTACCAGAAACACCCCTACAACCACCGGCACTGACACTGACACCGGCACTGGCGCCGGCACTGGCACTGGCACTGGCACTGGCACCGGCATCGGTTTGGGTCCTGCCAGTGTGGGTTTTAGTGGCGCTCACCTAGATGAAATACGTCGCGCCTGCAGCCAAGCAGCCGACCTCTGGGACCCCCGCCAAATAGTTGAAGCCGACTACCACACCACCAGTAAACGTTTCCTCACCATCGGCCAAGAAGCACACGGACTCATCCCCCTACGCGCCAACCTCACCCCAGAAATCGCCGCCCACCTAGAAACCATGCTCAACACCATCACCTCCCCCAGAACACGCCACCACTGGGACCCCACCAACCAGGCCAACAGCAGCGACAACGCCCATAGCAGTGGCGACCAGGCCCACAACAGCAGCAGCGGCCCGGCCCGCACCCACTCCAGCAACAGTGGCGACCAGGCCAGCAACAGTAGTGACAATGCTGGTGGGGTTTGGGATCAGCGCAGCCCCGCACAAAAACGCCACGACGCTTTCGCCTCCATCATCACTGTTGCCTCCACAGCCGCCACCCACACCACCAACCTCATCAAAACCGGTCAACCCGGCACCCCCCTCCTGGGAGGATCAGGCACCGTAGTCATGATGCAAACCAGTCGCCAAGCCCTACAAAACCGGCGCCCCGGCCTCATCCACACCAACCAAGGCCCCCTCACCATCTCCAACCTCGCCATCGAACACGCCGCCTGCACCGGAGCCATCCAGTTCTACGCCACCGACCCCCAAGGCAAAATCACCGAACTAGGCAACACCCAAAGAGTCTTCACCAACCACCAAAAACGCGTCATCCTCGCCCGCGACGGCGGCTGCATCATCCCCGGCTGCGACACCCCCGCCCAATGGTGCGAAGTCCACCACGTCACCCCCCACGCCCAAGGCGGTAAAACCCACACCGACAACGGCGTCCTCCTCTGCCACGGACACCACCGCCACATCGAACACGGCCCCTGGAACATCCAAATGAAAAACGGGCTCCCCCAAATCAAACCACCCCACTGGAAAGACCCCACCCAAAAATGGCAACCAACCACACGCGTCCTCCCACCCCAAACCAGCGCGCCACCAGACCAAACCAGCGCGCCACCAGATAGACACTGGGCGGCCTAG
- a CDS encoding IS3 family transposase (programmed frameshift): MTASRRRFSQEFKDELCQEVISTSRPIRDVAEAYGVGAETLRRWLIKYREEHGGSNEELTLSERARLKELERENQELRAETAFLKKAKRLLRQGAAVVSKYEYIDSQRNDASNTNPVVKMCLWLEVSTSGFYNWLSRPQSATAARRADLAVWIRSFFEKSDGTYGYRRIHADLACEGIECSPELVRQIMRQEALIPCQPRPFRITTQADEDAAAKMPDLVKRDFTAQCPGVKFVGDITYIHTWQGFIYLATVIDCYSKKVVGWSIADHMRTELVEDALKNAAATTWIEPDAIFHSDRGSVYTSAAYRTLVNRLGMRSSMGRTGVCWDNSLAESFFSALKNERVYRTIYATKKQARRDIIAYIEGFYNSRRRHSALNYQYPNDVHYSYQQSTLAA; encoded by the exons ATGACTGCATCACGAAGGCGATTTAGCCAGGAGTTCAAGGACGAGTTGTGTCAGGAGGTGATTTCTACCTCGAGGCCGATTAGGGATGTCGCTGAGGCCTATGGGGTTGGCGCTGAGACTTTGCGCAGGTGGCTGATCAAATATCGTGAGGAACACGGCGGTAGTAACGAAGAGCTCACCTTGTCGGAGCGGGCTCGTTTGAAGGAGCTCGAGCGTGAGAATCAGGAGTTGCGGGCTGAGACGGCATTCCTAAAAAAAGCCA AGCGCTTACTTCGCCAGGGAGCAGCGGTAGTGAGCAAATATGAATACATCGACTCCCAAAGAAATGATGCGTCGAACACGAACCCGGTAGTAAAGATGTGCTTGTGGTTGGAGGTGTCAACGTCGGGGTTTTATAACTGGTTGTCGCGCCCGCAGTCGGCAACCGCAGCCCGCCGAGCGGACCTAGCGGTATGGATCCGTTCTTTCTTCGAGAAGTCGGATGGCACCTATGGGTATCGGCGTATCCATGCCGATCTGGCCTGTGAGGGTATCGAGTGTTCCCCGGAGTTGGTGCGCCAGATCATGCGACAAGAGGCATTGATACCGTGTCAGCCACGCCCATTTCGAATCACCACGCAAGCCGATGAAGACGCTGCAGCCAAGATGCCAGACCTAGTGAAACGGGACTTCACCGCGCAGTGTCCGGGCGTGAAGTTCGTTGGCGACATTACCTACATTCATACCTGGCAAGGCTTCATCTACCTGGCTACCGTGATTGATTGCTATTCCAAGAAAGTCGTGGGCTGGTCCATCGCTGATCACATGCGTACCGAACTAGTTGAAGACGCGTTAAAGAACGCTGCAGCCACCACCTGGATCGAACCAGACGCGATCTTCCACTCTGATAGAGGAAGCGTTTATACCTCCGCTGCTTACCGGACTCTGGTCAACCGCTTAGGGATGCGTTCCTCGATGGGTAGGACCGGGGTGTGCTGGGACAATTCATTGGCGGAATCGTTCTTCTCAGCCCTAAAGAACGAACGTGTCTACCGCACGATTTACGCCACCAAGAAGCAAGCCAGACGCGATATCATCGCCTACATTGAAGGCTTCTACAACAGCCGACGACGCCACTCCGCACTCAATTATCAATACCCCAACGACGTCCACTACAGTTACCAACAGTCAACACTGGCAGCATAA
- a CDS encoding sulfite exporter TauE/SafE family protein has translation MLSIIAIAVAVLVGCFAQAVAGTGLGLIAGGILVSVLGREPSIMLLTLISVPMMLAVGWQNRAGIHWSRALIMGGTALVLSPPLAIGLRALDQSVLMVVCGVLILVSVALLYFGFSSTKLVGKRGAVLAGSLTSLLNMLSGTGGPPAAIYAVNSGWDATATRGTLQVVFFMVGVGTVASLGVSHWEPEVVIAAAGAALVGTVAGMLSAKHVPAEYARLAILALATLGGFTVLGSGIGQLAA, from the coding sequence ATGTTGTCGATCATTGCTATTGCCGTAGCTGTCCTAGTGGGTTGTTTTGCTCAGGCTGTCGCTGGTACGGGCCTGGGACTCATTGCTGGCGGCATCTTGGTTTCTGTGCTTGGCCGGGAGCCATCAATCATGCTGCTGACGTTGATCTCTGTACCCATGATGTTGGCGGTGGGGTGGCAGAACCGCGCGGGAATCCACTGGTCGAGAGCGCTCATTATGGGTGGGACGGCACTGGTGTTGTCTCCTCCACTGGCAATAGGCTTGCGCGCATTGGATCAATCGGTCTTGATGGTGGTGTGCGGAGTTCTCATTTTGGTGTCCGTTGCATTGCTCTACTTCGGCTTCTCATCGACGAAGCTGGTCGGGAAGAGGGGAGCTGTGCTTGCGGGCTCACTGACTTCTTTGTTGAACATGCTCTCTGGCACCGGCGGGCCTCCGGCGGCGATCTATGCGGTCAATTCGGGGTGGGATGCCACGGCGACGCGGGGGACGCTACAGGTTGTCTTCTTCATGGTGGGTGTCGGCACGGTCGCGTCGCTGGGTGTCTCGCACTGGGAGCCGGAAGTGGTGATTGCGGCGGCTGGAGCGGCGCTGGTGGGCACGGTGGCGGGCATGCTATCAGCGAAGCATGTTCCGGCGGAGTACGCGCGCCTGGCTATCTTGGCGCTCGCGACGCTCGGCGGGTTCACGGTCCTGGGCTCGGGGATAGGACAGCTCGCGGCCTGA